One Bos taurus isolate L1 Dominette 01449 registration number 42190680 breed Hereford chromosome 14, ARS-UCD2.0, whole genome shotgun sequence genomic region harbors:
- the PAG1 gene encoding phosphoprotein associated with glycosphingolipid-enriched microdomains 1, whose product MGPEGSLLIEGQTQIILLGSLASVATFFLITFLILLCSSCNREKKPRPHSGDHENLMNVPSDKEMFSRSVTSLATDAPPSSEQNGALTNGDILSEDSTVTCMQHYEEVQTSASDLLDSQDSTGKPKCHQSRELPRIPPESSVDTMHNGRSADGDQALGMEGPYEVLKDSSSQENMVEDCLYETVNEIKEVTAAAQPSRGHSCRSKSASGVKELPGPQANSRTDFAEYASVDRNKKCRQSVNAEILLGNSCDPEEEAPPPVPVKLLDENENLQKEESQAGEEGAAEGTSETNKRLSSLSYKSREEDPTLTEEEISAMYSSVHKKGQPGNKSGQSLRVPEASYTSMPGAAPRSPSSCNDLYATVKDFEKMPHSVSTLPAAGKPSEEPEPDYEAIQTLNREEEKSAPETNSHHGLCPKENDYESIGDLQQCRDVTRL is encoded by the exons atgGGACCCGAGGGAAGCTTGCTGATCGAGGGACAAACACAGATCATCTTGTTGGGGAGCCTGGCATCTGTGGCCACCTTCTTCCTCATCACCTTCCTCATCCTTCTGTGTTCCAGTTGCAACAG aGAAAAGAAGCCAAGACCGCACAGTGGGGACCATGAGAACCTGATGAACGTG CCTTCTGACAAGGAGATGTTCAGCCGCTCTGTCACCAGCCTGGCCACAGATGCGCCCCCTAGCAGCGAGCAGAACGGAGCACTCACCAACGGAGACA TTCTTTCAGAAGACAGCACGGTGACCTGCATGCAACATTATGAGGAAGTCCAGACCTCGGCTTCAGATCTACTGGACTCCCAGGACAGCACAGGGAAGCCGAAATGTCATCAAAGTCGAGAGTTGCCCAGAATTCCCCCAGAGAGCTCGGTGGACACGATGCACAATGGGAGAAGTGCAGACGGGGACCAGGCTCTAGGGATGGAAGGACCCTATGAAGTGCTCAAGGACAGTTCCTCGCAAGAAAACATGGTGGAGGACTGCTTGTATGAAACCGTGAACGAAATTAAGGAGGTGACGGCAGCTGCCCAGCCAAGTCGAGGCCACAGCTGTAGGTCGAAGTCTGCTTCCGGTGTGAAAGAGCTTCCGGGGCCGCAGGCCAACAGCAGAACAGACTTTGCTGAGTATGCCTCGGTGGACAGAAACAAAAAGTGTCGACAGAGTGTCAATGCGGAGATTCTTCTTGGAAATTCATGTGATCCAGAAGAGGAGGCCCCGCCTCCTGTCCCCGTGAAACTCCTGGACGAAAATGAAAACCTTCAGAAGGAAGAGAGTCAAGCAGGAGAAGAGGGAGCCGCTGAGGGGACCAGTGAAACCAACAAG AGACTTAGTTCATTGTCGTACAAGTCCCGGGAAGAAGACCCAACTCTCACAGAAGAAGAG ATCTCGGCCATGTATTCATCAGTGCATAAAAAAGGACAGCCAGGGAACAAATCAGGACAGTCACTTAGAGTACCGGAGGCCTCCTACACCTCCATGCCGGGAGCCGCTCCGAGGTCCCCCTCTTCCTGCAACGATCTCTATGCCACTGTTAAAGACTTTGAGAAGATGCCGCATAGTGTCAGCACACTTCCAGCAGCAGGCAAGCCCAGTGAGGAGCCTGAGCCAGATTATGAAGCAATACAGACTCTaaacagagaggaagagaagtcTGCCCCAGAGACCAACAGTCACCATGGCCTTTGCCCAAAAGAGAATGACTACGAGAGCATCGGGGACTTGCAGCAATGCCGAGACGTCACCAGGCTCTAG